Proteins from a genomic interval of Pelagibaculum spongiae:
- the secA gene encoding preprotein translocase subunit SecA, with protein MISKVFTKIFGSRNQRLVRGMNKTVQQINVLEPDLQKLTDEQLIAKTAEFRERIANGETLDKLLPEAFAVAREASVRVMGMRHYDVQMIGGLVLHQGKISEMATGEGKTLMATLPIYLNALTSKGVHVITVNDYLAKRDAEWMRPLYEFLGLSVGVNLSGMQPPEKQQAYACDITYGTNNEYGFDYLRDNMAFRAEDKVQRPLNFAIVDEVDSILIDEARTPLIISGPAEDSSELYNKMNVLAPQLERQQEEEGPGDFSVDEKSKQIFLTDQGHEKIEELLVDAGMMDEGDTLYGASGVSLLHHINAALRAHNLFQKDVDYIVRNDQVIIVDEHTGRTMEGRRWSDGLHQAIEAREGVSVQNENQTLASITFQNYFRIYQKLGGMTGTADTEAFEFQQIYSLEVVVTPTNRPMQRKDHGDLVYLNQTDKFNAIVEAIKECAEKKQPVLVGTVSIEISEFLSDMLKKAGIEHNVLNAKFHAKEAEIVETAGLPGQVTIATNMAGRGTDIMLGGNLNAELDLLENPTQEEIDAVKADWKKRHEAVLTAGGLHILGTERHESRRIDNQLRGRAGRQGDAGSSRFYLSLEDDLMRIFASDRVSGMMQKLGMEEGEAIEHRWVSRAIENAQRKVEGRNFDVRKQLLEYDDVANDQRRVVYQQRNELLESEEIIETVNTVREDVLDTVFGSYVPLQSLEEQWDVKGLEQAIAQQFATEFPLQQWLDEDDKLDSEKLRDKIHNELVTIYQTKVEQAGSDIFRQVEKSLMLQTLDRLWKEHLAAMDHLRMGIHFRGYAQKNPKQEYKKEAFELFSNLLDELKAEVIKLLSFIQVQSQDEAEELEEERRRRAAELEQLEYAREEMNQQAETSQATGTDGANVPFRRSDKVGRNEPCPCGSGKKYKQCHGKLA; from the coding sequence ATGATCAGTAAAGTATTTACCAAGATTTTCGGAAGTCGCAATCAGCGGCTGGTTCGAGGCATGAACAAAACTGTTCAACAGATAAATGTACTTGAGCCCGACCTTCAAAAACTCACCGACGAACAATTAATTGCTAAAACAGCGGAATTCCGTGAGCGCATCGCCAATGGTGAAACATTGGATAAGTTGCTGCCTGAAGCATTTGCTGTTGCAAGAGAAGCATCGGTTCGAGTGATGGGTATGCGCCATTATGACGTTCAGATGATTGGTGGCTTGGTGCTACACCAGGGCAAGATCTCTGAAATGGCCACAGGCGAAGGTAAAACCCTGATGGCAACCCTACCTATCTACCTAAATGCATTAACCAGCAAAGGTGTTCACGTTATTACCGTGAACGACTACCTTGCAAAGCGTGATGCCGAGTGGATGCGTCCATTATATGAATTCCTTGGTCTATCTGTTGGGGTAAACCTTTCAGGTATGCAGCCTCCGGAAAAGCAGCAGGCTTATGCTTGTGATATTACCTACGGCACAAATAATGAATATGGTTTCGATTATCTTCGAGACAATATGGCATTTCGCGCCGAAGACAAGGTTCAGCGACCGCTGAATTTCGCAATTGTCGATGAAGTGGATTCGATCCTGATCGACGAAGCTAGAACGCCGTTGATTATTTCTGGTCCAGCTGAAGACAGCTCTGAGTTGTACAATAAGATGAATGTTCTGGCACCTCAGCTAGAACGTCAGCAAGAAGAAGAAGGTCCCGGTGACTTTTCGGTAGATGAAAAGAGCAAGCAAATTTTCCTGACTGACCAGGGTCATGAGAAAATTGAAGAATTGTTAGTTGATGCTGGCATGATGGATGAGGGGGACACTTTATACGGTGCTTCCGGTGTTAGCTTACTGCATCATATTAATGCGGCGTTACGTGCGCATAATTTGTTCCAGAAAGATGTCGATTATATTGTTCGTAATGATCAAGTTATTATCGTTGATGAGCATACAGGTCGAACCATGGAAGGCCGTCGCTGGTCAGATGGCTTGCACCAAGCTATCGAAGCTAGAGAAGGTGTATCGGTTCAAAATGAGAACCAAACGCTTGCGTCTATCACCTTTCAGAATTATTTCCGTATTTACCAAAAACTGGGTGGCATGACCGGTACTGCTGATACTGAAGCTTTTGAATTCCAGCAAATTTACAGCTTGGAAGTGGTGGTTACTCCAACTAACCGACCTATGCAGCGTAAAGATCATGGCGACTTGGTTTATCTGAATCAGACCGATAAATTCAATGCAATTGTTGAAGCTATTAAAGAATGTGCTGAGAAGAAACAACCGGTTTTGGTTGGTACGGTATCAATTGAAATTTCAGAATTTTTATCGGACATGCTTAAAAAAGCAGGTATCGAGCATAATGTTCTGAATGCTAAATTTCATGCTAAAGAAGCCGAAATTGTTGAGACTGCCGGTTTACCAGGTCAGGTAACGATTGCAACCAACATGGCTGGTCGTGGTACCGATATTATGTTGGGTGGTAATTTAAATGCAGAGTTAGATCTGCTGGAAAATCCAACTCAAGAAGAAATTGATGCAGTTAAGGCTGATTGGAAAAAGCGCCATGAAGCAGTATTGACTGCTGGCGGTCTGCATATTTTGGGTACTGAACGCCATGAATCTCGACGTATCGATAATCAGTTGCGTGGTCGTGCTGGTCGTCAGGGTGACGCAGGTTCCAGTCGTTTCTATCTGTCATTAGAAGATGATTTAATGCGAATTTTCGCTTCTGATCGAGTTTCTGGAATGATGCAGAAGCTGGGTATGGAAGAAGGTGAAGCGATTGAACACCGTTGGGTGAGTCGAGCGATTGAAAATGCTCAGCGTAAAGTTGAAGGTCGTAACTTTGATGTCCGTAAGCAATTGCTGGAATATGATGATGTTGCTAACGATCAACGCCGAGTAGTCTACCAGCAGCGTAATGAGTTGCTAGAATCTGAAGAAATTATTGAAACCGTTAATACAGTTCGTGAAGATGTACTGGATACTGTGTTTGGTTCGTATGTTCCACTGCAAAGTTTGGAAGAGCAGTGGGATGTTAAAGGATTAGAGCAAGCGATTGCTCAGCAGTTTGCAACTGAATTCCCATTACAGCAGTGGCTGGATGAGGATGATAAGCTGGACTCTGAGAAGCTGCGCGACAAGATTCACAATGAGCTGGTTACTATTTATCAAACCAAGGTTGAGCAGGCTGGATCGGATATTTTCCGCCAGGTTGAAAAGAGCCTGATGCTGCAAACGCTAGATCGGTTGTGGAAAGAGCATTTGGCTGCAATGGATCATTTGCGTATGGGTATCCACTTCCGTGGTTATGCGCAGAAGAACCCTAAGCAAGAATATAAAAAAGAAGCCTTTGAATTATTCAGCAATTTACTAGATGAGTTGAAAGCTGAAGTCATTAAGTTGTTGAGCTTTATTCAAGTGCAAAGCCAAGATGAAGCTGAGGAGCTGGAAGAAGAGCGCCGTCGTCGTGCAGCCGAACTAGAGCAGTTAGAGTATGCGCGCGAAGAGATGAATCAACAGGCAGAAACAAGCCAAGCAACCGGTACCGATGGTGCTAATGTACCTTTCCGACGTAGTGATAAGGTAGGCAGAAATGAGCCCTGCCCTTGTGGTTCGGGTAAAAAGTACAAACAATGCCACGGCAAGCTTGCTTAA
- a CDS encoding M23 family metallopeptidase — protein MGNKSSAQFAEFTLIKRSLKGVSSRSFNLRPLIFGLISLVIVPALVTSSFTWFFTGKPAREDRQKIVQLQQQTQDDQLQLQDLQRQYQQDLDALAIRMGRLQSHMMRLNALGGRLVENSGLEKGEFDFLSEPGRGGPGDVLYAENGIGESKLKERVNRLTGLIADRDMQLQALSKLYTGSEISKESNLSGRPISGGWLSSPYGMRTDPFNGRQVLHKGIDFAGKLGSEVTAIAGGVVTWADKRYGYGQMVEVSHADGLVTRYGHNSQLVVKRGDLVAKGQVIAKMGSSGRSTGPHVHLEVLKNGRHVNPSRYLR, from the coding sequence ATGGGTAATAAGTCTTCAGCACAGTTCGCAGAGTTTACTTTAATCAAGCGTAGTCTCAAAGGTGTTAGTAGTCGTTCGTTTAATCTACGTCCGCTTATCTTTGGGTTAATTTCGCTGGTTATCGTTCCTGCATTGGTTACATCTTCTTTCACTTGGTTTTTCACTGGTAAGCCTGCCAGAGAAGATCGTCAAAAAATTGTTCAACTGCAGCAGCAAACGCAGGATGATCAACTTCAATTGCAAGACCTACAACGTCAATATCAACAAGATTTGGATGCTTTAGCCATTCGCATGGGGCGCTTGCAGTCACATATGATGCGATTAAATGCATTAGGTGGTCGCTTGGTTGAAAATTCAGGTCTTGAAAAAGGTGAATTTGATTTTTTGTCTGAGCCAGGTCGTGGTGGCCCTGGAGATGTGCTTTATGCGGAAAATGGTATTGGTGAAAGCAAGCTTAAAGAGCGAGTGAACCGATTAACCGGTTTGATTGCAGATCGGGACATGCAGTTACAAGCCCTTTCAAAGTTGTATACCGGCAGTGAAATCTCTAAAGAATCCAATCTTTCTGGTAGGCCCATTTCTGGTGGGTGGTTGTCGTCTCCCTATGGTATGCGGACAGATCCGTTTAATGGCCGTCAAGTACTGCATAAGGGCATCGATTTTGCCGGAAAACTTGGCAGTGAAGTCACTGCAATTGCCGGAGGGGTCGTCACATGGGCAGACAAGCGGTATGGTTATGGGCAAATGGTTGAGGTAAGTCATGCTGATGGGCTGGTCACTCGATATGGGCATAATAGCCAGTTGGTTGTAAAACGGGGGGATTTGGTTGCAAAAGGACAGGTAATAGCCAAGATGGGATCGAGTGGTCGATCAACGGGACCTCATGTACACCTTGAAGTCTTGAAAAATGGTCGCCATGTTAATCCTTCACGATATTTACGATAG
- a CDS encoding DUF721 domain-containing protein, producing MQTSNTRPIKQLLTESKLNNLISRAEKLQRLDLRFKLLLPPILAPQVTVANYSVGKLVLQVTHSAWATRLKFLTPEILARCQQEVGLRSISALEVIIRPTVHKPKMSGGLKGKREARKSRTAKEALTNAAQDISDPELSAALKNLAVSAGFDN from the coding sequence ATGCAAACTTCCAATACCCGACCTATTAAACAGCTGCTTACAGAAAGTAAGCTCAACAACCTTATTAGTCGTGCCGAAAAGCTTCAGCGTCTGGATCTAAGATTCAAACTGCTACTTCCCCCTATCCTTGCACCTCAGGTTACTGTAGCTAACTATAGTGTAGGAAAGTTGGTGCTTCAGGTAACACATTCCGCTTGGGCGACCAGACTCAAGTTTTTAACACCGGAAATCTTGGCTCGCTGCCAACAAGAAGTGGGCTTGAGGAGTATTTCCGCACTTGAAGTGATTATCCGACCAACCGTTCACAAGCCGAAAATGTCAGGTGGCTTAAAGGGTAAACGAGAAGCACGAAAGTCTCGCACAGCAAAAGAAGCACTCACTAATGCTGCGCAAGATATTTCAGATCCGGAATTGAGCGCAGCTTTGAAAAACCTCGCCGTCAGCGCCGGATTTGATAACTAA
- the lpxC gene encoding UDP-3-O-acyl-N-acetylglucosamine deacetylase — MIRQRTLKNKIRATGVGLHTGEKVYLTLKPAPVNTGIVFRRVDLNPVVEIPASFDNVGDTTLSTTLVNGDVRVSTVEHLLSAMAGLGIDNAYVEVTASEVPIMDGSAGPFVFLIQSAGVTEQSAPKEFIRIKRKIVVEDGDKRAVFEPFDGFKVSFTIDFNHPVFRGRSQHAMLDLSSTSFVKEISRARTFGFMRDIEFLRERNLALGGSVNNAIVMDDYRILNDDGLRYDDEFVKHKILDAIGDLYLLGKGLIGAFIGHKSGHGLNNQLLRELVKNPDAWEVVTFEAEDVPVSYMTPVTAD, encoded by the coding sequence ATGATCAGGCAGAGAACTTTAAAGAACAAGATTCGAGCAACAGGTGTTGGGTTGCACACAGGTGAAAAGGTCTATTTGACATTGAAACCTGCTCCGGTGAATACAGGTATTGTATTCCGTCGTGTCGACTTAAACCCGGTTGTCGAAATCCCTGCCAGCTTTGATAACGTTGGCGATACAACGCTGTCTACCACGTTGGTAAACGGTGATGTGCGCGTTTCTACAGTTGAGCATTTGCTGTCTGCGATGGCAGGATTAGGAATCGATAACGCCTATGTTGAAGTAACGGCTTCTGAAGTGCCGATTATGGATGGTAGTGCGGGTCCTTTTGTATTCCTGATTCAATCTGCAGGTGTTACTGAGCAATCAGCGCCAAAAGAATTTATTCGCATAAAGCGTAAAATTGTTGTTGAAGATGGCGATAAACGTGCTGTTTTTGAACCGTTTGATGGCTTCAAAGTATCTTTCACTATTGATTTTAATCACCCGGTATTCCGTGGCCGTAGTCAGCATGCGATGCTAGACCTCTCTAGTACTTCTTTTGTTAAAGAGATCAGTCGTGCGCGTACTTTCGGCTTTATGCGTGATATCGAATTCCTCCGTGAGCGAAATCTGGCTTTAGGTGGCAGTGTTAATAATGCGATCGTAATGGATGATTACCGAATTCTAAATGATGACGGTCTTCGCTATGACGATGAATTTGTAAAACACAAGATATTAGACGCTATCGGTGATCTTTACTTGCTAGGCAAAGGTTTAATTGGTGCATTTATTGGTCATAAATCTGGTCATGGTTTGAATAATCAGTTGTTACGTGAACTGGTTAAAAACCCTGATGCTTGGGAAGTTGTGACATTTGAAGCGGAAGACGTCCCCGTTTCTTATATGACACCGGTTACTGCCGATTAA
- the ftsZ gene encoding cell division protein FtsZ: MFELMDTYPDSAVIKVVGVGGGGGNAIDHMMSTAIEGVEFVVANTDVQALKKSPAQSTIQLGQEITKGLGAGANPNVGREAALEDRERIREMLDGADMVFITAGMGGGTGTGAAPVFAEIANELGILTVAVVTKPFPFEGRRRMDIALQGIEELSKHVDSLITIPNEKLLSVLGKGTTLLDAFKAANSVLQGAVQGIAELITRPGLINVDFADVRTVMSEMGMAMMGTGIASGEGRAQEAARMAISSPLLEDVNLYGAHGILVNITSGMDMAIDEFEEVGNTVKEFASDDATVVVGTVIDPEMQDEMRVTVVATGLGEVQKKESVKLVAETKKSDGTLDIDKLDRPAVLRKQEAQKAANPAGSDMEYLDIPAFLRKQAD; this comes from the coding sequence ATGTTTGAATTAATGGATACGTATCCTGATAGTGCAGTAATCAAAGTTGTTGGTGTCGGTGGCGGTGGCGGTAATGCTATTGATCACATGATGAGTACTGCCATCGAAGGTGTTGAATTTGTTGTTGCGAATACGGATGTTCAGGCGCTGAAGAAAAGCCCTGCGCAATCAACGATTCAATTGGGTCAGGAAATTACTAAAGGCTTGGGTGCTGGTGCCAATCCAAACGTGGGTCGTGAGGCTGCATTGGAAGATCGCGAAAGAATTCGTGAGATGCTAGATGGTGCCGATATGGTCTTTATTACTGCAGGTATGGGTGGCGGAACCGGAACAGGTGCTGCGCCAGTATTTGCAGAGATTGCTAATGAGCTAGGTATTTTGACAGTAGCGGTAGTCACAAAGCCGTTCCCGTTTGAAGGCCGTCGCCGCATGGATATTGCACTTCAAGGTATTGAAGAGTTAAGTAAACATGTTGACTCGCTGATTACGATTCCAAACGAAAAGCTATTAAGTGTTTTAGGTAAAGGCACCACTTTACTCGATGCATTTAAAGCCGCTAACAGCGTATTGCAAGGTGCCGTTCAAGGTATTGCGGAGCTGATTACTCGACCTGGTTTAATTAACGTCGACTTTGCTGACGTGCGAACTGTAATGTCTGAAATGGGCATGGCAATGATGGGTACCGGTATCGCCAGTGGCGAAGGCCGTGCTCAAGAAGCCGCGCGCATGGCAATTTCCAGCCCGTTATTGGAAGACGTTAACTTATATGGTGCTCACGGTATTCTGGTCAACATCACATCCGGTATGGATATGGCAATTGACGAGTTTGAAGAAGTGGGTAACACGGTTAAGGAGTTCGCATCTGATGATGCAACGGTTGTTGTCGGTACCGTAATTGACCCAGAGATGCAGGATGAAATGCGGGTAACCGTGGTTGCAACTGGTCTGGGTGAAGTACAAAAGAAAGAGTCTGTGAAGTTGGTGGCAGAAACCAAAAAATCAGATGGTACATTAGACATCGATAAGTTGGATCGTCCAGCTGTATTGCGCAAGCAGGAAGCTCAAAAGGCAGCTAACCCAGCTGGCTCAGATATGGAGTATCTTGATATTCCAGCATTTTTGAGAAAGCAGGCTGATTAG
- the ftsA gene encoding cell division protein FtsA, with protein MTRNPEKNLIVGLDIGTSKVVCIVGEIAVDGRLNIVGIGSQSSRGLKKGVVVNIESTVDAIQRAVEEAELMAGCRVHSVYAGIAGSHIRSLNSHGIVAIRDQEVVEADVDRVIDAARAVAIPADQKILHILPQEFVIDTQDGIREPVGMSGVRLEAKVHMVTGAVSAAQNIIKCVRRCGLEVEDIILEQLASSYSVLTDDEKELGVCLVDIGGGTTDMAIYTDGAIRHTAVIPIAGDQVTNDIAVALRTPTQHAEDIKIRFGSALTSLASMDDRVEVPSVGDRPPRQMSRQTLAEVIEPRYEELFTLVQAELRRSGFEDIIAAGIVLTGGTSKMEGAIDLAEEVFHMPVRLGVPQGISGLSDVACNPIHATGVGLLCYGRQQQHTSRKSRLPVEKGDGLFSKVKNWFQGNF; from the coding sequence ATGACGAGAAATCCAGAGAAGAACCTGATTGTCGGCCTCGATATTGGCACTTCGAAAGTAGTGTGTATTGTGGGTGAGATAGCGGTTGATGGTCGACTAAATATCGTCGGTATCGGCTCTCAGTCCTCGCGTGGCTTGAAGAAAGGTGTTGTGGTTAACATCGAATCGACAGTTGATGCGATCCAGCGGGCGGTTGAAGAAGCAGAATTGATGGCAGGTTGCCGTGTTCATTCTGTTTATGCCGGTATTGCTGGAAGTCATATTCGTAGTTTGAACTCCCATGGAATTGTTGCGATTCGCGACCAAGAAGTGGTTGAAGCCGATGTTGATCGTGTTATTGATGCTGCTAGAGCAGTAGCAATTCCTGCCGATCAGAAAATTCTGCATATTTTACCGCAAGAATTTGTAATAGATACTCAAGATGGTATTCGTGAGCCGGTGGGCATGTCGGGCGTACGTCTGGAAGCTAAAGTCCATATGGTAACGGGAGCAGTCAGCGCTGCGCAGAACATCATTAAATGTGTTCGCCGCTGTGGCCTTGAAGTTGAAGATATTATTCTTGAGCAATTGGCATCTAGTTATTCTGTTTTAACAGATGACGAGAAAGAGCTCGGTGTGTGCTTGGTAGATATCGGTGGCGGAACAACCGATATGGCAATTTATACTGATGGTGCAATTCGCCATACAGCAGTCATTCCAATTGCCGGTGATCAAGTCACTAATGACATTGCGGTCGCACTAAGAACACCGACCCAACATGCCGAAGACATTAAAATCCGTTTTGGTAGTGCATTAACCTCACTGGCCAGTATGGATGATCGAGTAGAAGTACCAAGTGTTGGAGATCGACCTCCAAGGCAGATGTCTCGCCAAACTTTAGCTGAAGTGATTGAACCAAGGTATGAAGAATTATTCACTTTGGTTCAGGCTGAGCTTCGTCGAAGTGGTTTTGAAGATATTATTGCTGCCGGCATTGTATTAACCGGTGGTACTTCGAAAATGGAAGGCGCAATTGACCTGGCTGAAGAAGTATTTCATATGCCGGTTCGATTGGGTGTTCCGCAAGGGATTAGTGGTCTTTCAGATGTTGCATGCAACCCAATCCACGCCACAGGTGTTGGATTGTTATGCTATGGTCGCCAGCAGCAACATACCTCTAGAAAATCCAGGCTACCTGTAGAGAAAGGTGATGGTTTGTTTAGTAAGGTCAAAAATTGGTTTCAGGGGAATTTCTAA
- a CDS encoding cell division protein FtsQ/DivIB, whose amino-acid sequence MDQRIEPQMSNEANLNLDSDALSVDASLEITSSTGEGFSSLTDDVLTARSDDELIDHVNEIAMPTKKVSKARRPVIKVQLKRSFRHRLTVASSSSILLLVFVVMWGGAVLISRPQNWPISHVEVIGVINQQDQARIQQQLKGIASDGFFNLKLPEWQYKLEQIPWVAQVQLQRVWPDHLRVQVAMRQPAARWGNQALIDISGKVFLPGGKGLPTESGIIDAPDSLSESALALFAASSELLASEQLTIERLRLNQRRSVEIVLKNGLLLKAGDMALAENRLRRMIGVYKKHLSPVLNDIDYVDLRHTHGFAVGWRESVKARKGKNA is encoded by the coding sequence ATGGACCAGCGAATTGAGCCACAGATGTCGAATGAAGCAAATCTAAATCTTGATTCAGACGCGCTTTCTGTGGACGCTTCGCTGGAAATTACCTCATCTACAGGTGAAGGCTTTTCTTCATTAACTGATGATGTGTTAACTGCTCGATCAGATGATGAACTTATTGATCATGTAAATGAAATTGCTATGCCAACTAAAAAGGTTAGCAAGGCTAGAAGGCCAGTAATTAAAGTGCAATTAAAAAGGAGCTTTCGCCATAGACTGACGGTGGCGAGTTCTTCCAGTATTTTACTGTTGGTTTTTGTTGTTATGTGGGGTGGCGCGGTATTAATTAGCAGACCACAAAATTGGCCAATTAGTCATGTTGAAGTGATAGGTGTGATTAACCAGCAGGATCAAGCGCGGATACAGCAGCAATTAAAAGGTATTGCGTCAGATGGTTTTTTTAATTTGAAATTACCTGAATGGCAGTACAAGTTAGAGCAAATCCCTTGGGTGGCTCAAGTGCAGTTGCAAAGAGTTTGGCCGGATCATTTACGGGTTCAAGTGGCAATGCGTCAGCCTGCTGCTCGTTGGGGAAATCAAGCATTGATTGATATCTCCGGTAAAGTTTTTTTACCTGGAGGGAAGGGATTGCCGACAGAGTCGGGTATCATTGATGCACCTGACAGTTTGTCAGAATCAGCCTTGGCATTATTCGCTGCCAGCAGTGAACTTTTAGCGTCGGAGCAGTTAACTATTGAGCGGTTAAGACTCAATCAGCGAAGAAGTGTCGAAATAGTTTTAAAGAACGGTTTGTTGCTTAAAGCGGGTGATATGGCTTTAGCAGAAAATCGATTACGGCGGATGATCGGTGTCTATAAAAAGCACTTAAGTCCGGTTTTGAATGATATTGACTATGTCGATTTACGCCATACGCACGGTTTTGCTGTAGGATGGCGCGAATCGGTAAAAGCTCGGAAAGGAAAGAATGCCTGA
- a CDS encoding D-alanine--D-alanine ligase — protein MNDQMLADFPELKIDPVDFGRVAVLLGGDSAEREVSLQSGAAVLSALQSQGIDAFALDTAKADWQLQLSGINRVFNALHGRGGEDGLIQGLLDSLKIPYTGSGVLGSALGMDKLRCKMIWRQLDLPTPDWQEIVIDRQNFSTLEKQLEKMPLPVMIKPYCEGSSVGMSPVFNAVELKPALELAAKYTDHLLAESYIKGGEYTVSILGGRALPSVHMETPNKFYDYDAKYLANDTEYYCPGLDLETERLLGDIALRAFKAVGCSGWGRVDFMRDSQGNFWLLEVNTIPGMTSHSLVPMAAKSIGLDFPMLVKVILAATLTGNPNITTKDYGA, from the coding sequence ATGAATGATCAGATGCTGGCAGATTTTCCTGAGCTGAAAATAGATCCAGTGGATTTTGGTCGAGTAGCCGTTTTGTTAGGCGGCGACTCTGCTGAGCGGGAAGTTTCTTTGCAATCTGGCGCTGCTGTTTTAAGTGCTCTGCAATCACAAGGGATTGATGCTTTTGCATTGGATACTGCAAAAGCTGACTGGCAGTTGCAATTGTCTGGAATTAATCGAGTCTTTAATGCATTGCATGGTCGAGGCGGTGAAGATGGTTTAATTCAAGGGTTGTTGGATTCGCTGAAAATTCCTTATACCGGAAGTGGTGTGCTGGGTTCTGCTTTGGGTATGGATAAACTGCGCTGCAAAATGATCTGGCGTCAGTTGGATTTACCTACACCTGATTGGCAGGAAATAGTGATTGATCGGCAAAATTTCTCCACTTTAGAAAAACAATTGGAAAAAATGCCCTTGCCGGTAATGATCAAGCCATACTGTGAAGGATCAAGTGTTGGGATGAGCCCGGTTTTCAATGCCGTTGAATTGAAGCCTGCATTAGAACTGGCAGCAAAATATACCGATCACCTTTTAGCTGAATCATATATTAAAGGTGGTGAATATACGGTCTCTATTTTAGGTGGTAGAGCACTGCCTTCGGTGCACATGGAAACGCCGAATAAATTTTATGATTATGACGCTAAGTATTTAGCGAATGACACTGAATATTACTGCCCAGGCCTGGATTTAGAAACTGAGCGATTGTTAGGTGATATTGCACTCAGGGCATTTAAAGCCGTTGGTTGTAGTGGTTGGGGGCGTGTTGATTTTATGAGAGATAGTCAGGGTAATTTCTGGCTACTTGAAGTGAATACTATCCCCGGAATGACTAGTCATAGTTTGGTGCCGATGGCAGCCAAGAGTATTGGCTTGGATTTTCCCATGTTAGTAAAAGTTATTTTAGCGGCAACATTAACTGGAAATCCAAATATCACTACTAAAGATTACGGAGCATAG
- the murB gene encoding UDP-N-acetylmuramate dehydrogenase — protein MQSLELRGKLQENHSLAAHTSWRVGGAAQRYYQPADLADLQVFLSQLPEDEPLFWLGLGSNILVRDGGFKGTVIATLNRLNKLEIDSQQQTVYAEAGVTCSKLARNSAKANLIGGGFLAGIPGTIGGALKMNAGAFGGETWPHVQFVDCLNHQGALIRRSADEYKAGYRSVIGPENEWFVAAGFVFKSGDGEQELEAIRALLDKRQQSQPIGLPTAGSTFRNPQGNFAAKLIQDCGLKGYKIGGAEVSPKHANFIVNTGGASSDDIEALIELVQQRVFEDSGIKLQPEVEMVGDRL, from the coding sequence ATGCAGTCGCTTGAGCTGAGAGGAAAATTGCAAGAAAACCATTCGCTAGCAGCTCATACTAGTTGGCGAGTCGGTGGTGCTGCTCAGCGTTATTATCAGCCGGCTGATTTAGCTGATCTGCAAGTTTTTTTATCTCAGCTACCTGAAGATGAACCTTTGTTCTGGTTGGGGCTGGGAAGTAATATTCTAGTACGTGATGGTGGTTTTAAAGGCACAGTAATCGCTACATTAAATCGTCTGAATAAACTGGAAATTGATAGCCAGCAACAAACGGTATACGCCGAAGCTGGCGTTACTTGTAGCAAGCTGGCTCGTAATAGCGCCAAAGCGAATTTAATTGGTGGTGGCTTTTTAGCTGGTATTCCAGGAACTATCGGTGGCGCGTTAAAAATGAACGCAGGTGCTTTTGGTGGTGAAACTTGGCCGCACGTCCAATTTGTTGATTGTTTGAATCATCAAGGTGCATTAATTCGACGATCTGCCGATGAATATAAGGCGGGTTATCGTTCAGTTATTGGGCCTGAAAATGAATGGTTTGTTGCGGCTGGTTTTGTTTTTAAATCGGGTGATGGCGAACAAGAGCTAGAAGCGATTCGAGCTTTATTAGATAAACGTCAACAAAGTCAACCAATTGGATTGCCGACGGCAGGCTCGACATTTAGAAATCCACAAGGGAATTTTGCTGCCAAGCTGATTCAAGATTGTGGATTAAAAGGATATAAAATTGGTGGCGCCGAAGTATCGCCAAAGCATGCCAATTTTATTGTAAATACTGGTGGTGCTAGTTCTGATGATATTGAAGCATTAATCGAACTGGTGCAGCAGCGGGTTTTTGAGGATTCAGGCATTAAACTGCAGCCTGAAGTAGAAATGGTTGGAGATCGACTATGA